Proteins encoded together in one Shewanella acanthi window:
- a CDS encoding M13 family metallopeptidase, which translates to MSDRFIPALLLSTTVLAGLSACGDNPTVNNINNSDIAAKVASKATSQVEAPSIGINIASMSPSVKPGDDFYTYANGEWMKNTQIPADRSSTGAFFVAFLETEKHKTSLIADLVKVQHSAGSDEARIADFYKAYTDVAAIDAAGMKPAQAELTRYLAISNTQQLSEVLGANLRADVDPLNATDFFTENLFGIFVTQGLATPGEVLPYILQGGLGLPEREYYLSDAPKMAEIRTAYRAYIETLLNDAGVSDAALRADRIFALEGKIAAAHVSREDSEDFTKASAVWSRADFDIKAPGIDWTAFLVAAQLGTQDRFAAYHGSAITQLSALVATEPLDAWKDWLVFHHINSHADVLPSTIDNAAFAFNGTKLSGTPEQRSRDKRALSALDDYLGDAVGRVYAEQYFPASAKAEVSAMVDNIVSAFGQRVEKLDWMDGETKKEALAKVGTISVGVGYPEHWRNYGSYVVSPTNAYANAINGEKAEYVHQLAKISKPMDKGEWWMTPQVVNAVNLPVQNALNFPAGILQPPFFDAAADAAYNYGAIGAVIGHEISHSFDNNGAAFDSTGAMRNWWTPADFAQFAKQGEALAKQFDGYAPFPDLHVNGKLTLGENIADVAGLAAAYDAYRASLKGEEAPVIEGFSGDQRFFIGFAQTWATKMRDEALRARVATDGHAPGMYRALTVRNLDAWYTAFDVKPGDKLYLAPEDRVQIW; encoded by the coding sequence ATGTCGGACCGTTTTATCCCCGCGTTGCTACTGTCAACGACAGTACTAGCCGGACTCAGCGCCTGTGGCGATAACCCCACCGTAAATAATATCAATAACAGTGATATAGCCGCTAAAGTGGCATCTAAAGCGACCTCTCAGGTTGAAGCGCCGTCGATTGGTATTAATATCGCCTCTATGTCACCTAGCGTAAAACCTGGGGATGACTTTTACACCTACGCCAATGGCGAGTGGATGAAGAACACCCAAATACCCGCAGACCGCTCAAGCACTGGTGCCTTCTTCGTCGCCTTCCTCGAAACGGAAAAACACAAAACCAGCCTAATTGCAGATTTAGTGAAAGTACAACACAGTGCAGGTAGTGATGAAGCGCGTATCGCCGATTTCTACAAGGCCTATACCGATGTTGCCGCCATCGATGCCGCGGGTATGAAGCCTGCACAAGCTGAGCTGACGCGTTATCTAGCGATCAGCAATACACAACAATTATCTGAAGTCCTAGGGGCTAATCTTCGCGCCGACGTGGATCCGCTCAATGCGACCGATTTCTTTACTGAAAACCTATTTGGTATTTTTGTGACCCAAGGTTTAGCAACCCCTGGTGAGGTGCTGCCTTACATTCTTCAGGGCGGTTTAGGTTTACCAGAACGTGAATATTACCTCTCTGACGCGCCTAAAATGGCCGAAATTCGCACCGCTTATCGCGCCTATATTGAGACGCTGTTAAACGACGCAGGCGTGAGTGATGCCGCATTACGCGCTGATCGTATTTTTGCCCTCGAAGGTAAAATTGCTGCCGCCCATGTTAGTCGTGAAGACAGTGAAGATTTTACTAAGGCATCCGCCGTATGGAGCCGCGCAGACTTTGATATTAAGGCGCCGGGCATCGATTGGACAGCCTTCTTAGTGGCAGCTCAACTGGGTACGCAAGATAGATTCGCCGCTTATCACGGCAGTGCGATTACGCAGCTTTCTGCATTGGTGGCCACCGAACCATTAGATGCCTGGAAGGATTGGTTGGTGTTCCATCATATCAACAGTCACGCCGATGTATTGCCATCGACTATCGATAATGCCGCATTTGCCTTTAATGGTACAAAGCTTTCTGGGACGCCAGAGCAGCGCAGCCGCGATAAACGTGCCCTCAGTGCATTAGACGATTACTTAGGTGATGCGGTTGGCCGCGTGTATGCCGAGCAATATTTTCCAGCTTCTGCCAAGGCCGAAGTTAGCGCCATGGTCGACAACATTGTGAGTGCCTTCGGCCAACGGGTTGAAAAACTTGATTGGATGGATGGCGAAACCAAGAAGGAAGCACTCGCTAAAGTGGGAACTATCTCCGTGGGTGTAGGCTACCCTGAGCACTGGCGCAATTACGGCAGCTATGTGGTTTCACCAACCAATGCCTATGCTAATGCGATCAACGGTGAGAAGGCCGAGTACGTCCACCAGTTAGCGAAAATCAGTAAGCCGATGGATAAGGGTGAGTGGTGGATGACGCCTCAAGTCGTCAACGCGGTTAACCTGCCAGTGCAGAACGCGCTTAACTTCCCTGCGGGGATTTTACAGCCGCCATTCTTCGATGCAGCGGCTGATGCGGCCTATAATTATGGCGCCATTGGCGCTGTGATTGGCCATGAAATCAGCCACAGTTTCGATAATAACGGCGCAGCGTTTGACTCAACTGGTGCGATGCGCAACTGGTGGACACCGGCTGACTTTGCCCAGTTTGCCAAACAGGGTGAAGCACTGGCTAAACAGTTCGACGGTTATGCACCATTCCCTGATTTACACGTGAATGGCAAGCTCACCCTAGGTGAGAACATTGCCGACGTGGCGGGTTTAGCTGCAGCCTATGATGCGTACCGCGCCTCATTAAAGGGTGAAGAAGCACCAGTGATCGAAGGCTTTAGCGGTGATCAACGTTTCTTTATCGGGTTTGCACAGACCTGGGCGACTAAGATGCGTGATGAGGCACTTCGCGCCCGTGTGGCGACCGATGGCCACGCTCCAGGCATGTACCGCGCACTCACAGTGCGTAACCTCGATGCTTGGTATACCGCCTTCGACGTTAAACCGGGCGACAAGCTGTATCTGGCACCAGAGGATCGGGTACAGATCTGGTAA
- a CDS encoding flavin reductase family protein, with amino-acid sequence MTNNRYFYEPSQGHGLPHDPLNAIIAPRPIGWISSRNAAGQRNLAPYSFFNCFNYKPPIIGFASTGWKDSVANIVETGEFVWNLTTRSLADKMNQTSAMLPHGQDEFAFAGLTPTQGKIVKADLVAESPVHFECKISQCIQLTAANGDNIDTWLVLGEVVAVHIDAHLLNSEGIYQTALAEPVLRAGGPSAYYGISEALRFDLHRPQL; translated from the coding sequence ATGACAAACAATCGTTATTTTTATGAGCCCAGCCAAGGACATGGTTTACCCCATGATCCCTTAAATGCCATTATCGCCCCACGGCCAATCGGCTGGATTTCTTCCCGTAATGCGGCTGGACAACGTAACCTGGCACCCTACAGTTTTTTTAATTGTTTCAATTACAAACCACCTATTATTGGTTTTGCTAGCACCGGCTGGAAGGACAGTGTGGCCAATATTGTTGAGACGGGAGAATTTGTGTGGAATCTCACGACTCGTAGCCTTGCCGATAAAATGAATCAAACCTCAGCCATGCTACCCCATGGTCAGGATGAGTTTGCATTTGCTGGACTGACACCCACACAGGGCAAAATCGTTAAAGCCGATTTAGTAGCCGAAAGTCCGGTGCATTTTGAATGTAAAATATCCCAATGTATCCAACTTACTGCTGCCAATGGCGACAACATTGATACCTGGTTAGTGCTTGGCGAAGTAGTAGCTGTGCATATCGATGCCCATCTACTCAATAGCGAAGGGATTTATCAAACCGCGTTAGCTGAACCCGTATTACGTGCGGGTGGCCCATCGGCATATTATGGTATCTCAGAGGCGCTGCGCTTCGATTTACATCGGCCTCAGTTGTAG
- a CDS encoding S8 family serine peptidase: MNNQQFKRTAIASLTALYVAGASTFVLAEPRMEKAEGSSFYIPTFTAEDVLKATEQRRADLSGDIYVGTPGQVNRVKKARTPEEIFQPQASSNGVQTYIVQLEAEPLATYEGDIPGLAATRAPVNRSVIAKGRVSVNTATAQSYKNYLLSAQDSFVSKVRQAGANVKVQKQFTVASNALVVEMTQEDAIKMSHQTGVKRISLNRIFELRTDRGPSFVGADKMWNGTATQGGLPVKGEGMVVGIIDTGINTDHVAFADDEEYARLNPYKNAAPIGDCGTFPELCNNKLVGVRSYPEITDVYSAAEFQSSPYSTKRIRPANGEDYAGHGSHTASTVAGNTIENTPLQGITGDAVSDGVDVPFNFPQTSGVAPRAHIISYQVCWPGSSGDPYAGCPESAILSAFEDAIADGVDAINFSIGGSEQMPWGDPMEEAFLAAREAGISVAAAAGNSGAYWTADHSSPWVTTVGATTHDRVLKQGIKTLQDFEGSLSKPTAPIEGTSFSGSITGQVVLAETYADPDTSDAYTAASCNVPFPAGTFTSDQIVVCERGDIARVEKAKNVAAGGAGGIILQNISTAADNLAADMFVIPGIQVKSAKRTAIRNWVNKNGTAARATITDFTNSYDFDATMGNNLATFSSLGPSKTNNTLVPDLTAPGVDIYAANADDQPFTYNPTASDWTFMSGTSMAAPHVTGAMTLLTQLHPDWTPAEIQSALMLTAGPVYLNTGYELLDPYYNFMAGAGAINVARAADSGLVMDETIENYRNANPNNGGIVNWLNLPSMVEMECEKTCSWMRTVKATRDGSWTVEGVAKEEGFELTVSPATFTLKAGQTQDIIITAKNPGFIEYKTEPAEVDAPWSGVLNKNAFFNGQVVLKEVNNNSPEVHMPVVVASVANQLPLAHRFEITRDQGTETLTVNTDAYSQLTPRFYGPVKPEVYSNTLTTVSALLSKANIDKGWDIRPVVIPEGTKRFVVAVQKAEKVTTLENLNPRYSQPQPFIMVGLDKNENNTFVTEGTTSATLIRQEYVDELVCISTSLSEHNYCSFENPTPGTYWVATAAAYGQSQGDVNVDTGYAIIMENDDKGYLTMSGPASHDGNGNYSIGINWNLPETKAGDIYYGGFDLGNMPGAEGTLGYTALDIRRADDAVTWSVSQDKARSMDVIDVTLKIAANMETQDRNYKFDLKIPEGMRLATGTIQTNNEDVTKAIVADEHSLTLSGLQLSTRDVAREYKVSTNLTDKMCHTPLIDEYSTGGYIDLQGEFRIQPTADWFVGDFNTSFDVPIDWLFYKKDAKFEVYNQPNAGYMRMHTVGALQFNTGFWYMSQHRGPTFLNEAVVPFWRGSFATKYRRDPSDPWGLTIASQYAEDRPDLGDLLFLEFDNVTDTKTGDEYDFEAILRSGIDYRPGKFEIIFAYSNLGENLAKGAVFVEGFDSPWSKTVGAKDGNLYEVFGYDNLDEKLHNDLVICYDYVGPEQSQMEVSFKVAVQPEATGKALDIELNYDLEGAPSIKQVHTVTVNGNIKLAPIADQVVPENTKLEGLVVSYVDANKVPNTIEVTGDKVTAEVKGNTFTLMPKKNFHGETIVTVTVRDNEISSDAASTSFKLTVVSDGKEPTPETTETPVEETESSSGGALGWSLLSLLSMAFVRRAKKARRS, translated from the coding sequence ATGAACAATCAGCAGTTCAAACGGACCGCGATAGCGAGCTTAACCGCTCTCTATGTTGCCGGTGCTAGTACGTTTGTATTGGCCGAACCAAGGATGGAGAAGGCCGAAGGTAGCAGTTTTTATATTCCTACTTTCACCGCAGAAGACGTACTGAAAGCGACTGAACAGCGTCGAGCAGATCTCAGCGGCGACATTTATGTTGGCACTCCAGGGCAGGTAAACCGCGTGAAAAAGGCGCGCACCCCTGAAGAGATTTTCCAGCCACAAGCCAGTTCTAATGGTGTTCAAACCTATATTGTCCAGCTTGAAGCTGAGCCCTTAGCTACCTATGAAGGTGACATCCCTGGTTTAGCAGCGACTAGGGCGCCTGTTAACCGTTCTGTGATTGCAAAGGGTCGCGTCAGTGTGAACACTGCGACAGCGCAATCCTATAAGAACTATTTATTAAGCGCACAGGACTCGTTTGTTTCTAAAGTGCGTCAAGCGGGCGCTAACGTTAAAGTTCAAAAACAATTCACGGTTGCAAGCAACGCGTTAGTTGTTGAGATGACTCAAGAAGATGCAATTAAAATGTCACACCAAACGGGTGTGAAACGCATTTCTTTAAACCGTATTTTTGAATTACGCACCGACCGTGGTCCAAGCTTTGTTGGCGCGGACAAAATGTGGAACGGCACAGCAACCCAAGGCGGCTTACCAGTTAAAGGTGAAGGTATGGTCGTCGGTATTATCGATACCGGTATCAACACCGACCACGTGGCTTTTGCTGACGATGAAGAGTACGCAAGATTAAACCCTTATAAAAACGCCGCGCCTATCGGTGATTGTGGTACTTTCCCTGAGCTTTGTAATAACAAGCTAGTGGGCGTGCGTTCATACCCAGAAATCACCGACGTTTACTCGGCTGCTGAGTTCCAAAGCTCACCATATTCAACCAAGCGTATTCGCCCTGCCAACGGTGAAGACTACGCGGGCCATGGTTCGCACACCGCAAGTACTGTTGCGGGTAACACCATTGAAAACACCCCGCTGCAAGGTATTACTGGCGATGCGGTGAGTGATGGTGTGGATGTACCATTTAACTTCCCACAAACGAGTGGTGTTGCACCACGCGCGCACATTATTTCATACCAAGTTTGTTGGCCTGGTAGCAGCGGCGACCCTTATGCGGGCTGTCCAGAGTCTGCGATCCTGTCAGCCTTTGAAGATGCGATTGCCGATGGCGTTGATGCGATTAACTTCTCTATCGGTGGATCTGAGCAAATGCCTTGGGGCGATCCAATGGAAGAGGCCTTCCTTGCAGCCCGTGAAGCGGGTATCTCTGTTGCCGCGGCTGCGGGTAACAGTGGCGCTTACTGGACGGCTGATCACAGTTCACCTTGGGTGACTACTGTGGGGGCAACGACTCATGATCGCGTGCTCAAGCAAGGTATTAAGACCCTGCAAGACTTTGAGGGCTCATTAAGCAAGCCTACTGCTCCAATCGAAGGGACTAGCTTCTCGGGTTCAATCACAGGTCAAGTGGTTCTGGCTGAAACTTATGCTGATCCAGACACTAGCGATGCTTATACAGCGGCAAGCTGTAACGTGCCGTTCCCAGCGGGTACTTTCACAAGCGATCAAATCGTGGTTTGTGAGCGCGGCGATATCGCCCGTGTTGAGAAAGCTAAAAACGTAGCAGCGGGTGGTGCAGGCGGTATTATTCTGCAAAACATCAGCACAGCGGCGGATAACCTAGCAGCGGATATGTTTGTTATCCCTGGTATTCAAGTTAAGTCGGCGAAGCGTACGGCTATTCGTAACTGGGTTAATAAAAACGGCACCGCGGCCCGTGCAACGATTACCGATTTTACCAATAGTTATGATTTTGATGCGACTATGGGTAATAACCTAGCGACATTCAGCTCATTAGGCCCAAGTAAGACCAACAACACTTTAGTGCCAGATTTAACTGCACCAGGTGTGGATATTTACGCGGCTAACGCTGACGACCAGCCATTTACCTATAATCCAACAGCGTCTGACTGGACCTTCATGAGCGGCACTTCTATGGCTGCTCCGCATGTAACCGGTGCCATGACCCTGTTGACTCAGCTTCACCCTGACTGGACACCAGCGGAGATCCAATCTGCGCTTATGTTAACCGCAGGCCCTGTATATCTGAACACAGGCTATGAGCTGCTTGATCCTTACTACAACTTTATGGCGGGTGCGGGTGCGATTAACGTTGCACGTGCGGCTGACAGTGGTTTAGTAATGGATGAAACCATTGAAAACTACCGTAATGCTAACCCCAATAATGGTGGTATCGTTAACTGGTTGAACTTACCTTCTATGGTTGAAATGGAGTGTGAGAAGACCTGTTCTTGGATGCGTACGGTTAAAGCGACACGCGATGGTTCTTGGACCGTTGAAGGTGTGGCTAAAGAAGAAGGTTTTGAACTGACAGTTTCGCCAGCCACCTTCACCCTTAAGGCCGGTCAAACCCAAGATATTATTATCACGGCAAAAAACCCTGGCTTTATCGAATACAAGACTGAGCCTGCAGAGGTCGATGCGCCTTGGAGTGGTGTCCTTAATAAGAATGCTTTCTTCAATGGTCAAGTGGTATTAAAGGAGGTTAACAACAACTCACCTGAAGTACATATGCCAGTGGTTGTGGCAAGTGTTGCTAATCAGTTACCCCTTGCACATCGCTTTGAAATCACCCGTGATCAAGGTACTGAAACCTTAACCGTTAACACTGACGCTTATAGCCAGTTAACGCCTCGTTTCTATGGTCCTGTAAAACCTGAAGTGTACTCCAATACCTTAACAACGGTGAGTGCTTTACTGAGCAAAGCGAACATCGATAAGGGTTGGGATATTCGTCCTGTCGTCATTCCTGAAGGTACAAAGCGTTTCGTTGTTGCAGTCCAGAAGGCTGAGAAGGTCACGACTTTAGAGAACTTAAACCCTCGTTATAGCCAACCTCAACCATTCATTATGGTGGGTCTGGATAAGAACGAAAATAATACCTTCGTTACAGAGGGCACAACTAGCGCTACCCTAATCAGACAGGAATACGTTGACGAATTAGTCTGTATTTCAACTAGCCTATCTGAGCACAACTACTGTAGTTTCGAAAACCCAACACCAGGTACTTACTGGGTGGCAACTGCAGCTGCCTATGGCCAAAGCCAAGGTGATGTAAACGTCGACACCGGTTATGCCATTATCATGGAAAACGATGATAAAGGTTACCTGACCATGTCAGGCCCAGCTTCGCACGATGGTAACGGTAACTACAGTATCGGTATTAACTGGAATTTACCCGAAACAAAAGCTGGCGATATCTACTATGGCGGTTTTGACTTAGGTAACATGCCAGGTGCTGAAGGTACTTTAGGTTACACAGCATTGGATATTCGCCGTGCAGACGATGCGGTAACTTGGTCAGTCAGCCAAGATAAAGCCCGTAGCATGGATGTTATTGACGTTACGCTGAAGATTGCTGCTAACATGGAAACTCAAGATCGTAACTACAAGTTCGATTTGAAAATTCCAGAAGGTATGCGTTTAGCCACCGGCACTATTCAGACCAATAACGAAGACGTGACTAAGGCAATTGTTGCCGATGAACACAGTTTAACCTTAAGTGGTTTACAGCTGTCGACTCGTGATGTTGCCCGTGAGTATAAAGTTAGCACTAACTTAACTGACAAGATGTGTCACACCCCGCTGATTGATGAGTACTCTACTGGTGGTTACATCGACCTGCAGGGTGAGTTCCGTATTCAGCCTACTGCTGATTGGTTTGTTGGTGATTTTAACACCTCATTTGATGTACCGATCGATTGGTTGTTCTACAAAAAAGACGCTAAGTTCGAAGTGTACAACCAGCCGAACGCGGGTTACATGCGTATGCATACCGTGGGTGCGTTACAATTCAACACTGGTTTCTGGTACATGTCTCAGCACCGTGGTCCAACCTTCCTGAACGAAGCTGTGGTGCCATTCTGGCGTGGTAGTTTTGCAACCAAGTACCGTCGTGACCCATCTGATCCATGGGGTCTAACGATTGCGAGTCAGTACGCTGAAGATCGTCCAGATCTAGGTGACCTGCTGTTCCTTGAGTTCGATAACGTAACCGACACCAAAACCGGTGATGAGTACGACTTCGAAGCGATTCTTCGCAGTGGTATTGACTATCGTCCTGGTAAGTTCGAAATCATCTTTGCCTACAGCAATCTAGGCGAAAACCTAGCGAAAGGTGCCGTATTCGTTGAAGGTTTTGATTCTCCTTGGTCAAAAACCGTTGGCGCTAAAGATGGTAACCTTTACGAAGTCTTTGGTTACGATAACTTAGATGAGAAGCTGCACAACGATCTGGTTATCTGTTACGACTATGTAGGTCCAGAGCAGAGCCAAATGGAAGTGAGCTTCAAAGTCGCGGTACAACCAGAAGCGACTGGTAAGGCTTTGGATATCGAACTGAACTATGACTTAGAAGGTGCTCCATCTATCAAGCAAGTTCATACCGTTACCGTTAATGGCAACATTAAGCTCGCACCAATTGCTGACCAAGTAGTTCCTGAAAATACCAAGCTAGAAGGTCTAGTGGTGAGCTATGTTGATGCGAACAAAGTACCAAACACGATTGAAGTCACTGGCGATAAAGTGACTGCAGAAGTGAAAGGGAACACCTTTACTCTGATGCCGAAGAAGAACTTCCACGGCGAAACGATTGTAACTGTGACGGTTCGTGATAACGAGATCAGCTCTGATGCTGCGAGCACTAGCTTTAAACTGACTGTTGTTTCAGATGGCAAAGAGCCAACGCCAGAAACAACAGAGACACCAGTTGAAGAAACTGAGTCTAGTTCGGGTGGTGCATTAGGTTGGAGCCTACTGAGCTTACTGTCGATGGCGTTTGTTCGCCGTGCTAAAAAAGCGCGCCGTTCTTAA
- a CDS encoding fatty acid cis/trans isomerase → MVIGKQISKRMLFTALLGIAGCVSVTNVNFDSLYGSSSPDNRALLTASTSENHRFVAAAAEPILNSRCVVCHACYDAPCQLKMSSKEGIERGANKEKVYQGTRLTASSPNRLFFDAFEVQQWRDRGFYPVLNERAQTPTANTQASVIGRMLQLKQAHPLPDTKLLDNQFDLSLDRVQQCPTLEEMPSFEQQQPLAGMPYGLPALNAKEHHTLMQWLEAGAPLPSKKPLGSAFDVEIARWERFLNNDSLKAQLSARYIYEHLFAFHLYFTELTAASSPASYFELVRSRTPPGQPIELIASRRPFDDPGTSRVYYRFRHYSATIVDKTHIPYALDPQLLMKWQQWFIDADYKVDALPSYEASVAANPFDAFMQLPASSRYRFMLNRAQDTIMGFIKGPVCRGQVALNVINDRFWVYFVNPEYMNDTDFNHFYQSQLENLNMPAEEDSTALAVTWVKYAKKQGEYLRARNQFLNEKFKDGQRLSLEGIWDGNGSNDNASLTVFRHFDNATVVKGLVGSPPKTAWIIDYALLERIHYLLVAGFDVYGNYGHQLLTRLYMDFLRMEGESNFLTLLPQEERRKQLQDWYQDAGTQLTDYITGDINGFNQPTGELYYSSDFKSELFKKLGSKVAKVQPNRYRIENSTLNANSQALLRALARVKGQQATLLPELTMIMIEPSHGRNAELFTLVRNSAHKNISSLFSEESNRAQIHDDVTLVHGLLGSYPEAFWHIEEAQLAKVTAMVESLQTEDDYQALMDLVGVRRTNPAFWDFSDKLNQQFFANQPIESGWLDYNRLQNR, encoded by the coding sequence ATGGTGATTGGAAAGCAAATCTCAAAACGTATGTTATTTACGGCACTTTTAGGCATTGCAGGTTGCGTTAGTGTTACCAATGTAAACTTCGATAGTCTCTACGGCAGCAGCTCACCCGATAATCGCGCACTATTAACGGCAAGTACGTCCGAGAACCACCGATTCGTCGCAGCAGCGGCAGAACCCATACTCAATAGCCGTTGTGTTGTGTGCCACGCCTGTTACGATGCCCCCTGCCAACTGAAAATGTCCTCAAAGGAAGGTATCGAACGTGGCGCAAATAAAGAGAAAGTCTATCAGGGCACACGACTTACAGCGTCGTCGCCTAACCGCCTATTTTTCGATGCCTTCGAGGTGCAACAATGGCGCGATCGTGGGTTCTATCCCGTCCTCAATGAACGTGCTCAAACACCTACCGCTAATACCCAAGCCTCGGTAATAGGGCGCATGTTGCAGCTCAAACAGGCACATCCACTGCCGGATACTAAACTGCTCGATAATCAATTTGATTTAAGTCTCGATAGGGTGCAGCAATGCCCTACGCTTGAGGAAATGCCAAGCTTTGAGCAACAACAGCCCCTTGCAGGTATGCCCTATGGACTACCCGCACTTAATGCCAAGGAGCATCACACTTTGATGCAGTGGCTTGAAGCAGGTGCTCCGCTGCCAAGCAAAAAACCACTGGGGTCGGCTTTTGATGTTGAGATTGCCCGCTGGGAACGTTTTTTAAATAACGACAGCTTAAAAGCGCAGCTTAGTGCCCGTTATATCTATGAACACCTTTTTGCTTTTCACCTGTATTTTACTGAACTGACCGCCGCCAGCAGTCCAGCCAGCTATTTTGAATTGGTGCGTTCGCGAACACCGCCAGGACAGCCTATCGAGCTTATTGCCAGTCGCCGCCCCTTTGATGATCCAGGCACGTCACGGGTGTATTACCGTTTTAGGCACTATAGCGCCACCATAGTCGATAAGACCCATATACCCTACGCCTTAGACCCGCAATTACTCATGAAATGGCAACAATGGTTTATCGATGCCGATTACAAGGTGGATGCTCTGCCCAGTTATGAAGCTAGCGTAGCGGCCAATCCCTTTGATGCCTTTATGCAGCTCCCCGCCAGTTCACGTTATCGCTTTATGCTAAATCGTGCCCAAGACACCATTATGGGTTTTATCAAAGGACCCGTTTGCCGTGGTCAGGTAGCACTCAATGTGATTAACGATCGCTTTTGGGTCTACTTCGTCAATCCCGAATATATGAACGATACCGATTTCAATCACTTTTATCAGAGTCAGCTTGAAAACCTGAACATGCCTGCCGAAGAAGACAGTACGGCACTTGCGGTCACTTGGGTCAAATACGCCAAAAAACAGGGGGAATACTTAAGGGCGCGCAACCAATTCTTAAATGAAAAATTTAAAGATGGTCAGCGCTTAAGCCTAGAGGGTATTTGGGATGGCAACGGCAGTAACGATAATGCCAGCTTAACGGTGTTTCGCCATTTCGATAATGCTACTGTAGTCAAAGGATTAGTCGGATCACCACCCAAAACAGCTTGGATTATCGACTATGCTCTGCTCGAGCGGATTCATTACCTATTAGTGGCGGGATTCGATGTCTATGGCAATTACGGCCACCAGCTACTTACCCGCCTTTATATGGACTTTTTACGCATGGAGGGGGAATCTAACTTTTTAACCCTACTGCCACAGGAGGAGCGGCGCAAACAGCTACAGGACTGGTATCAGGATGCGGGCACTCAGCTCACCGACTATATCACCGGTGACATCAATGGCTTTAACCAACCCACAGGTGAGCTTTACTATTCCAGTGATTTTAAGAGCGAATTATTCAAAAAGCTTGGTTCTAAAGTCGCTAAGGTTCAACCTAACCGCTACCGAATCGAAAACAGCACCCTTAACGCTAATAGCCAAGCCTTACTGCGGGCGCTTGCTAGGGTGAAAGGTCAACAGGCGACGTTACTGCCTGAACTTACCATGATTATGATTGAACCCAGCCATGGGAGAAACGCCGAGCTATTTACCTTAGTGCGTAACAGCGCCCATAAAAATATCTCCAGCCTATTTAGCGAAGAAAGCAATCGCGCTCAAATCCATGATGACGTAACTTTAGTGCACGGTCTTTTGGGGAGTTATCCAGAGGCATTTTGGCATATTGAGGAGGCGCAGCTCGCCAAGGTGACAGCAATGGTTGAGTCGTTGCAGACTGAAGATGACTATCAGGCACTGATGGATTTAGTCGGAGTGAGGCGAACCAATCCTGCATTTTGGGACTTTAGCGATAAACTGAATCAGCAGTTCTTCGCGAACCAACCGATTGAGAGCGGTTGGCTGGATTACAATCGGTTGCAGAATCGCTAA